From Streptomyces sp. NBC_00775, one genomic window encodes:
- a CDS encoding ferredoxin, which produces MKVSVDPDVCYGSGDCGIRVPTVFALVDGYGTVLPGREGAGDEPEVQEAADWCPSQAIRFSE; this is translated from the coding sequence ATGAAGGTTTCCGTGGACCCCGACGTTTGCTACGGCTCCGGCGACTGCGGCATCAGGGTTCCGACCGTCTTCGCTCTGGTGGACGGATACGGCACCGTTCTGCCCGGCCGTGAGGGCGCCGGAGATGAGCCCGAGGTACAAGAAGCGGCTGACTGGTGCCCGTCCCAAGCGATCCGTTTCAGCGAGTAG
- a CDS encoding amidohydrolase family protein, with the protein MVSTESGTRDLPRVISVDDHVIEPAHLFETWLPRKHREKGPKSFTAGIGDLQYIGGKYRFTTDPNGQVTDWWRYEGEVFPYKRIIAAVGFSRDEMTLDGITREQMRRGCWDPKARLEDMDLNHVEASLCFPTFPRFCGQTFAEAKDKEVALACVRAYNDWMVEEWCGDSGGRLIPLCLIPLWDIDLAVAEIRRNAARGVRAVTFSEIPTYLGLPSIHSGYWDPFFAVCEETGTVVNMHIGSSSQMPAASPDAPPAVQAALSFNNAMASMMDFLFSGVLVKFPRLKLAYSEGQMGWIPYALERADDVWEEHRAWGGVRDLIPDPPSTYYYRQIFCCFFRDKHGIEAIETVGVNNATFETDYPHVDSTFPHTKQVAADHVAGLPDDVAYKLLRGNAIRMLELAFDQEK; encoded by the coding sequence GTGGTCAGCACCGAGAGCGGCACCAGGGATCTGCCCAGGGTCATCAGCGTGGACGATCACGTGATCGAGCCCGCGCACCTCTTCGAGACATGGCTTCCGCGTAAGCACCGCGAAAAGGGGCCGAAGTCCTTCACCGCCGGTATCGGCGACCTCCAGTACATCGGCGGGAAGTACCGGTTCACCACGGACCCGAACGGCCAGGTCACGGACTGGTGGAGGTACGAGGGCGAGGTCTTCCCGTACAAGCGCATCATCGCGGCCGTCGGGTTCTCCCGTGACGAGATGACCCTTGACGGCATTACGCGCGAACAGATGCGGCGTGGCTGCTGGGACCCGAAGGCCCGGCTGGAGGACATGGACCTCAACCACGTGGAGGCGTCCCTCTGCTTCCCGACGTTTCCGCGGTTCTGCGGCCAGACCTTCGCGGAGGCCAAGGACAAGGAGGTCGCGCTCGCGTGCGTCCGTGCCTACAACGACTGGATGGTCGAGGAGTGGTGCGGCGACAGCGGAGGGCGGCTCATCCCGCTGTGCCTGATCCCTCTCTGGGACATCGACCTCGCCGTTGCGGAGATCCGGCGCAACGCGGCCCGTGGCGTGCGGGCGGTGACCTTCAGCGAGATTCCGACGTACCTGGGGCTTCCGTCGATCCACTCCGGCTACTGGGACCCGTTCTTCGCGGTGTGCGAGGAGACCGGGACGGTGGTCAACATGCACATCGGCTCGTCGTCGCAGATGCCGGCGGCGTCACCGGACGCCCCGCCCGCCGTCCAGGCGGCGCTGAGCTTCAACAACGCCATGGCTTCGATGATGGACTTCCTGTTCTCCGGGGTCCTGGTGAAGTTCCCGCGTCTCAAGTTGGCGTACAGCGAGGGGCAGATGGGCTGGATCCCGTACGCCCTGGAGCGCGCCGACGATGTGTGGGAGGAGCATCGGGCGTGGGGCGGAGTCAGGGATCTGATCCCGGATCCGCCGTCGACGTACTACTACCGGCAGATCTTCTGCTGCTTCTTCCGCGACAAGCACGGCATCGAGGCCATCGAGACCGTGGGCGTGAACAACGCGACCTTCGAGACCGACTATCCGCACGTCGACTCGACGTTTCCGCACACCAAGCAGGTGGCGGCGGACCATGTGGCGGGCCTCCCCGACGATGTGGCGTACAAGCTGCTGCGGGGGAACGCCATTCGGATGCTGGAGCTGGCCTTCGATCAAGAGAAGTAG
- a CDS encoding DoxX family protein → MQTVWLSGAEWFAVLRIGLGLWWLESWRHKDKKEWFAGGGITWAGGVAAKHRWPFVRLGFDRIVKPRPRLMAYVVAYAELALGLGLIAGFLTPIALVGGLALNLIYLVLMIHDWAEQGQNLMMALISLVTLFAMGWQSWSLDAALGLFV, encoded by the coding sequence ATGCAGACGGTTTGGCTCAGCGGCGCCGAGTGGTTCGCAGTCCTCCGCATCGGCCTGGGCCTGTGGTGGCTGGAGAGCTGGCGCCACAAGGACAAGAAGGAGTGGTTCGCCGGAGGCGGCATCACGTGGGCCGGAGGAGTCGCGGCCAAGCACCGATGGCCCTTCGTGCGGCTTGGCTTCGACCGCATAGTCAAGCCGCGGCCCCGTCTGATGGCCTACGTGGTTGCCTACGCGGAACTGGCCCTCGGCCTCGGCCTCATCGCCGGCTTCCTCACGCCGATCGCTCTCGTCGGCGGGCTGGCGCTCAACCTGATCTACCTCGTGCTGATGATTCACGACTGGGCCGAGCAGGGACAGAACTTGATGATGGCCCTGATCTCACTGGTCACCCTGTTCGCCATGGGTTGGCAGTCGTGGTCGCTCGACGCCGCGTTGGGACTCTTCGTATAG